ATTTTTAAGGCAGTTCATAACTTCTAATGCTTCATAGTTATAACCATTGCCTGTTATGAGTTCGACTGTTGTTTGGTCAGACACAAGCAGGCTGGAAATAAACATATACCCGCGCTTAATTAGTCTGTTTTGTTTGGCAGCGGCAACCAACCTCTGTTTAAAATTGGGAGGTATCAAAGGAGAAGGATAAGATTGAGTCAATTGCGAAAACTTGCTGACAGATATTTTTTCAGGTTTAATAAAGAGTTCGTGAATAATAATTTTGCCCTTAGTACCCATAATTACTGCTTGGTTAGAACTATAGGTACAAAGGGATTGAGATAAGGTAGCTAGTTTTCCTTGAGGATAATTTAATAAAATTGTAGACTGTTCATCTACACCAGAAGGAGCGATCGCCCCCTGAGCGACTATCTGTGAAGGCTCTCCAAAAAGATAATAAGCCAAAGACAGTCCATAAACACCGCGATCTAATAATGCTCCACCTCCAAATTCTGGTTTAAAAAAGCGACTATCAGGATCGTAAGCAAAAGGATAGCCAAAATCAGCACTCAGCATTTTAAGATCGCCTATTTCACCTGATTCAATTTTTCTTTTTACTGCTTGAATCAAAGGCATAAAACGCATCCACATTGCTTCCATGCAAAACAGCTTTTGGCTGCGCGCTACTTGAATTATCTCTTGAGTCTCTTGGGCATTAAGAGCAAAAGGCTTTTCACAGAGAACGGGCTTGCCAGCTTTTAAAGCTAAAATACACAAATCCTTATGGGTATGATTTGGGGTAGCAACATAAACAACATCAAGATCGGGGTCATTGACTAATTGTTCATAGCTTTCATAAGCTCGTGGTATACCTAATATTTGTGCAAAAGCTTGAGCTTTAGCCTGTTTTCTAGAAGCTACACCTAATAATTGTGCATTTGGGACAGATCTTAACCCTTTGGCAAATTCTCCTGCTATAAAACCTGTACCTAATATTCCCCAGCGTATAAATTGTGATGACATTACTCAGATTTAAATTGCTTTGTTCAATGCTTTATTTAAAAACTGTTGCTTTATTTAGCCCAAGGCATGGGTTTAATAGGTTCAAAAGAAGACTTGATTTTGTAAGTGCCATTGGTTTGTCTAGCATCATGTATTGCTAAAGCTAACTCGTTAACATGAAGAGAATATCGAGCCGAAAGGCGACAAGGACGATTCTCTCTAATTGCATTGGCTATTTCAGCAATGCCTCTAGCAAAATCCATTTGAAAAGCACCGCGATAGTTGAATTTTTTGGATTTGTGACTATTTTTAAGCTTGTATTTCTGCTTAATAGGACTTATAAATCTCTTGCGTCGCAGATTAAACATTCGCCTGATATACACAGGAGAATTATAAAACCAACAGTCTTTAATGCTGATTATTCCCTCCTCTCCAAAAATTCGCAAACTATGGTCGTGAGGGGCAATAATACTACAGGTCAACCTAACCACTACTCCTGAAGCAAATTTGATGCAGGCTACAGAAAAATCGGGGGAGTCTATCTCCAAGGATACATCTGTTCTCTTGTCCTTAATTTGAGTAGAACCAAAGGCAGTAACGCTTTCTGCTCGTCCAAAAAAGGCAGGAAACCAAGAAAGATAGTAACCAACGTGTTCTAAAGTGCAGCCTACTTCAAATTCGTCTATGTATGGCCAAGGAATACCCGACTCACTAACCCAAGATTTGTAGGGCATCTTGTGAATTAATCCATCATCCATCTCAGCATAAACTAAGAAAACTTCCCCTACTACTTCTTCTCGTAGTGCCTTCCACATTGTTTGTGCGGTTTCGCTTAAAAGATTGCACGGGGCTGAGGCTAAATATAGTCCTTGTCGTTCGGCGAAATCAACCAATTCTTCTGCTTGCTCCATTTCCATTGCCAAAGGTTTTTCTGAGTAAACGTGCTTATTCGCCTTCAGACAAGCAAGGGTTATTTCATAGTGACTTTTGGGGTTTGTTAAATTGACAACCAGCGTTACATCTTGGTCTTCAAGCAATTCTTCTAATGAGGCGTAAACCCGAAGGCGATGGTATTGAGCAAAATGTTCCGCTTTGGTTTGCTTCCAATCATATACTCCTGCTATTCTCAATTCTGAATAGTTTTGCAAGGTTTTTAGGTAATAATCAGCTACAAAACCGCATCCAACAATGGCAATATTAATGGTATTAGTATCAGGCATTTTTGAGTTAGTTTCAAATTCTCAGCCTGATTTTAGCTTACAATTGAGAAATTTAGTTCATAATTATATAAAATGATGTTAATCTCTTTAAAATGCTCTTTCAATGCTGATTTTTAGAAATTACATTACCAAATTTAGGCGTATCAATCTTTGCTCAATTTTTAGTAATGTATGATTTCTTTCAAATTGGCACAAAATAGACTTAACTCATAAGAGCCTTAGACAATCAGGTAAAATAATCAGTAGTTATAAATTTTAAAAAATCTTAAAGGAGATATTCAATGGGTGGCGTAATTGCTTTTGTATTAATTATTGGCTTGTATACAGGAATTGCTTTAGGTCTATACTTTGGTTTGCGCAAATTTAAAATTATTTAATCTACTCATCAACTGACACATTCAAAGCATCGCCAACCATGACGATGCTTTGAAATTTAGCTCGAATTCTTTAATTATGACAATGTTGACCATACAGCTAGTTATTTTGCTAGCCGATAGGCTAAATTTAACCAAGTCAACCGTTTTCCGCCTTCGGTGGTTACAATTGCACATGGTTTTGTGATCTCATTCTGCTATTTAAACGGCACAATAAATATATATGAGACTTAATGGTAATAACAGCAATGCTAGTTATTTAACCAAAATAATTGAATCAGAGGTAAGTTAGATTGGACGAATCATATCAAGACTATATCAACCGAGTTGCTAGGTTAACCTTACCCAGCGCTTGTTCGATGCAATTACAAACTGTTCAACACTCTCCCAAGTATATCGACGGCAAGCCAGTATCATTTCCTGGGTACAGTGTAATTACTCCTCCTGCGAAAGAAGATACAGCCAACGAAGGTTTTTATAAGCAGGTAAAAAACCTACAGCAGCAATTATCTCAGCAACTAGAGCCTGGCTTTTTTATTCCTTTGCCGTCAACAAGTTTCCATTTTACTTTGGCAGACTTAGTTTGGGATGATAATTATCGGCAAATAGCAGCAGCAAATCCTAGTTTCGATCAAGAGTTACGCAATCAAGTAGCTGTTAGTTTTGAGCAGTATAAAGATTCTATATCGGCTAATCAATCTCTTTCCTGGCAATTATGGGGAATTATCACCAGACCTAGAGCAATTATGGCTTGTTTAGTCCCTAAAGACCAAGAAAGCTATCAGTTGGTAGTTAAATTGCGACGCTCTCTTTATCAGAATTCAGGATTGATTGGTTTGGGAATTGAACAGCAGTATGACTTAACGGCTCATATTACTTTAGGATATTTTGGTGATATACCTTCTAGTTTAAACCGCGATCGCCTTTGTATTGTTCTATCGCAAATTAACGATTATTTAGTGGAAAGTGAACTACCCGAATTTGTGATTGAACAGGCACAGCTAAGGAAGTTTGAAGACATGGTTCATTATCATCGTGAACCTGATTGGGCTGCCGTTCAATTCAATGAACAATAACTGTATTAAACAATATTTACAATAGTTGAGCAGTATTGAGTTTTAAAATTAAAGAGTTAAATCATCCAATTGTTGAACAAAGTTTTGCCATCATCGACCAGGAGGTAGGAGAGCATAATCTTAGTCTAGAAGAATATGCGATCGCTCGTCGGGTAATTCATGCTACTGCGGACTTTGAATATTTGAACCTGTTGCAGTTTAGTCCCAAGGCGATCGCTTCTGGGATTTCTGCACTCAAAGAAGGTGCGCCAATTGTGACAGATGTAACGATGGTGCAGCGGGGAATTACTAGTTTAGTGGCAAAAACTTTTAAAAACCCAGTTATTGCTGCTATTGAACAGGTGCAGATAGCCGAATCAGGAAAAACTCGCACCGAAACAGGCTTGCTTAAATGTTGGTCAAAGTATCCCCAGGCTGTGTATGTTATTGGCAACGCGCCCACCGCCCTGCTTGCTCTTTGTCAGCAGATTGCTAATTCTGCCTCAAAAACCATACCAGCATTAATTATCGGTGTTCCTGTAGGTTTTGTCTCGGTAATTGAATCTAAACAAGCCCTAACAGAGATAAACGTACCGCAAATTTTAATAAAAGGTAGAAAAGGAGGCTCTCCCGCAGCGGCTTCTATTTTAAATGCGTTATTGATTTTAGCATCTGAGTAAAAGAGTAGGCTTTAGCGATCGCCCTAAACGATCTAATTTCTAAATCACAATCAGGTCATTTGGACGAGCATTCTTTAACATTTCATCTAGATTAGGACGACTCGGTAAAGCTAAACTAAAAATATCGGCAAAAAATATTGCGCATCCATGCGAATGCAGAAAATCAACTTGTAAATTTAATCATCCCCTTTCTACTCAGGCACTTAGTAAAGACATAATGACACTTCAAACAATAAAAAAATCAGACAATTCTAAAGTTCTCTTGGGCAAATCTTTGGCTGAGTTAACCGCTTGGGTAGAAGAACATGGGCAACCTGCCTATAGGGGAAAGCAACTATACCAATGGTTATACCAAAAAGGAGCGCGATCGCTTTTGGATATTTCTGTATTCCCTAAAAAATGGCGCGAAGAGATGGCTGATTATCCTTTGGGACGCTCTACAATTCATTATCGTAGCGTTGCTGCCGATGCTACCCGTAAATATCTGCTGCGTCTTGGAGATGGGTTGATTATTGAAGCAGTTGGCATTCCCACCTCTAAACGTTTGACTGTGTGTGTTTCTTCTCAGGTTGGCTGTCCGATGGACTGCGATTTTTGCGCCACAGGTAAAGGCGGTTTTACTCGCAATCTCAAGGCTTATGAAATCGTCGATCAGGTGCTGACGGTGCAAGAAGATTTCCAACAGAGAGTAAGTAACGTGGTGTTTATGGGTATGGGAGAACCTATGGCAAATATTGATGAGGTTGTAGCTGCGGTTAAATCTCTCAATCAAGATGTCGGAATTGGAGCGCGATCGCTTACTGTCTCTACAGTGGGTATTCCTGGTAAAATCCAACAGTTAGCTCAACATCAACTACAGATTGTACTAGCGGTCAGTCTTCATGCCTCTAATCAAGCTTTGCGAGAACAATTAATCCCTAGTGCTAAGAAATACACTTTAGATAATCTATTGGATGAATGTCGCGATTATGTTCAGGTTACGGGGAGAAGAGTAACCTTTGAATATGTTCTACTGGCAGGAGTTAATGACCTATCAGAAAATGCCAGGGAATTGGTTCAGTGTCTTAAAGGCTTCCAAGCCCACGTCAACCTTATTCCTTATAATCCCATTTCTGAAGTTGATTATCAAAGACCAGATAAACGCCGCATTCAAGCATTTACTGATATTCTAGAAGAGGCAAATATAGCCGTTAGCGTTCGCTATTCTCGTGGCTTGGAAGCAGATGCAGCCTGCGGACAGCTAAGAGCCTCAAAAATTTAGGCTGAAACAGAAAAAGAAGAATTGACGCGGTGACATTCGACACCTGGAGCGTAAGCTTCAATCACTTTGCCAGTTTTAGCGCATTGAACTAGCAGATAGTCACAGCTACGACACGAAATGCGCTTAATCGAATCATTGATAGTTTTTACAGCGCGATCGCCACAGTTAGAGCAAGGAATTATTTGTGTCTTAGTCATTTTTACTTCCCAGAACCTTGAGACTTAAATGATCGAGTCTGAAATTCTGTTTGCAGGTAAAGTTTTAATTTTAGTTTACATAAATAAGTGTAATTACCTTTTAAGTATTACTCTTCAGTCTTTAGATATATTTTATATCTTTCTATATTGATCCCTGATGACCATAAGTCTAATTCAATCTATATGTTCTGTCTCGAAGGTATTTTTAGCTTATTTTCAAATATTAATTATAAAAACACAATTTATCTTTATCTCTTTCTAAGCTTTTATTTTTTCTGCGTCATTATGCTAAATAATGATTTAATTTTAGAAAACAATTATTTTGCTTTATATGGCAATAATCTATGCAAGTTGAATGGCAGACAGTTAAAAGTTACGAAGATATTTTTTATCAAAAATGGAATGGTATTGCCAAAATCACCATTAATCGTCCTCACAAGCGCAATGCGTTTCGACCCAAAACTATATTTGAAATGTATGATGCTTTTATCGACGCTCGCGAAGACAATACTGTAGGGGTAGTCTTGCTTACAGGTGCAGGACCTCATACAGACGGTAAATATGCTTTTTGTGCTGGTGGCGATCAAAGCATTAGAGGAAAAGCAGGATATATAGATGAACAAGGCACACCAAGATTAAATGTCTTAGACTTACAGCGTTTGATTCGCTCATTGCCAAAAGTAACCATCG
This DNA window, taken from Pleurocapsa sp. FMAR1, encodes the following:
- a CDS encoding DUF1868 domain-containing protein encodes the protein MDESYQDYINRVARLTLPSACSMQLQTVQHSPKYIDGKPVSFPGYSVITPPAKEDTANEGFYKQVKNLQQQLSQQLEPGFFIPLPSTSFHFTLADLVWDDNYRQIAAANPSFDQELRNQVAVSFEQYKDSISANQSLSWQLWGIITRPRAIMACLVPKDQESYQLVVKLRRSLYQNSGLIGLGIEQQYDLTAHITLGYFGDIPSSLNRDRLCIVLSQINDYLVESELPEFVIEQAQLRKFEDMVHYHREPDWAAVQFNEQ
- a CDS encoding cobalt-precorrin-8X methylmutase, which gives rise to MSFKIKELNHPIVEQSFAIIDQEVGEHNLSLEEYAIARRVIHATADFEYLNLLQFSPKAIASGISALKEGAPIVTDVTMVQRGITSLVAKTFKNPVIAAIEQVQIAESGKTRTETGLLKCWSKYPQAVYVIGNAPTALLALCQQIANSASKTIPALIIGVPVGFVSVIESKQALTEINVPQILIKGRKGGSPAAASILNALLILASE
- the rlmN gene encoding 23S rRNA (adenine(2503)-C(2))-methyltransferase RlmN, giving the protein MTLQTIKKSDNSKVLLGKSLAELTAWVEEHGQPAYRGKQLYQWLYQKGARSLLDISVFPKKWREEMADYPLGRSTIHYRSVAADATRKYLLRLGDGLIIEAVGIPTSKRLTVCVSSQVGCPMDCDFCATGKGGFTRNLKAYEIVDQVLTVQEDFQQRVSNVVFMGMGEPMANIDEVVAAVKSLNQDVGIGARSLTVSTVGIPGKIQQLAQHQLQIVLAVSLHASNQALREQLIPSAKKYTLDNLLDECRDYVQVTGRRVTFEYVLLAGVNDLSENARELVQCLKGFQAHVNLIPYNPISEVDYQRPDKRRIQAFTDILEEANIAVSVRYSRGLEADAACGQLRASKI
- a CDS encoding Gfo/Idh/MocA family protein; its protein translation is MPDTNTINIAIVGCGFVADYYLKTLQNYSELRIAGVYDWKQTKAEHFAQYHRLRVYASLEELLEDQDVTLVVNLTNPKSHYEITLACLKANKHVYSEKPLAMEMEQAEELVDFAERQGLYLASAPCNLLSETAQTMWKALREEVVGEVFLVYAEMDDGLIHKMPYKSWVSESGIPWPYIDEFEVGCTLEHVGYYLSWFPAFFGRAESVTAFGSTQIKDKRTDVSLEIDSPDFSVACIKFASGVVVRLTCSIIAPHDHSLRIFGEEGIISIKDCWFYNSPVYIRRMFNLRRKRFISPIKQKYKLKNSHKSKKFNYRGAFQMDFARGIAEIANAIRENRPCRLSARYSLHVNELALAIHDARQTNGTYKIKSSFEPIKPMPWAK
- a CDS encoding cytochrome b6-f complex subunit PetL gives rise to the protein MGGVIAFVLIIGLYTGIALGLYFGLRKFKII
- a CDS encoding Gfo/Idh/MocA family protein — encoded protein: MSSQFIRWGILGTGFIAGEFAKGLRSVPNAQLLGVASRKQAKAQAFAQILGIPRAYESYEQLVNDPDLDVVYVATPNHTHKDLCILALKAGKPVLCEKPFALNAQETQEIIQVARSQKLFCMEAMWMRFMPLIQAVKRKIESGEIGDLKMLSADFGYPFAYDPDSRFFKPEFGGGALLDRGVYGLSLAYYLFGEPSQIVAQGAIAPSGVDEQSTILLNYPQGKLATLSQSLCTYSSNQAVIMGTKGKIIIHELFIKPEKISVSKFSQLTQSYPSPLIPPNFKQRLVAAAKQNRLIKRGYMFISSLLVSDQTTVELITGNGYNYEALEVMNCLKNGQLESEVMPLNETLKIMEAVDRIRSQW